In Patescibacteria group bacterium, one DNA window encodes the following:
- the rpsM gene encoding 30S ribosomal protein S13, protein MARIAGINLPNNKRTEIALTYVYGIGKQTSKKILEKTKVNPDTRVKDLSEEDINKLRDAVEKEHKVEGDLRREVMMNIKIMKDIKSYKGTRHAKHLPARGQRTKTNSRTVRGNKRGVATSGKKGAAQKT, encoded by the coding sequence ATGGCTAGAATAGCAGGAATAAATTTACCAAATAATAAAAGAACAGAAATTGCTCTTACTTATGTTTATGGAATAGGAAAACAAACATCCAAAAAAATATTAGAAAAGACAAAAGTAAATCCAGATACTAGAGTAAAAGATTTATCAGAGGAAGATATAAATAAGCTAAGAGATGCTGTAGAAAAAGAACACAAAGTAGAAGGTGATTTGAGACGTGAAGTTATGATGAATATAAAAATAATGAAAGATATAAAATCTTACAAAGGCACAAGACATGCAAAACATTTACCTGCAAGAGGACAAAGAACAAAGACAAATTCAAGAACAGTTAGAGGAAATAAAAGAGGAGTTGCTACATCTGGAAAGAAAGGCGCTGCACAAAAAACATAA
- the rpsK gene encoding 30S ribosomal protein S11, whose translation MIKNKTTKKKKKVVVKKGQAHISASYNNTIITLTDQNGNTLVWGSAGAMGFKGPKKATPYAAEVICREIIAKAKTVGLEEVDVFVKGVGAGREGAIRALHSNGLNIMSIKDITPIPHNGCRPPKPRRV comes from the coding sequence ATGATTAAAAATAAGACAACAAAAAAAAAGAAAAAAGTTGTAGTAAAAAAAGGACAAGCACATATTAGTGCAAGCTACAACAATACAATAATAACTCTTACCGATCAAAATGGTAATACTTTAGTTTGGGGTTCTGCTGGAGCTATGGGTTTCAAAGGTCCAAAAAAAGCAACTCCGTATGCAGCTGAAGTCATCTGCCGTGAAATAATAGCAAAAGCAAAAACTGTTGGACTTGAAGAAGTAGATGTATTTGTAAAAGGAGTTGGTGCAGGAAGAGAAGGAGCAATAAGAGCACTTCATTCAAATGGATTAAATATTATGTCCATCAAAGATATTACTCCTATCCCACACAATGGTTGCAGACCACCAAAACCAAGAAGAGTTTAA
- a CDS encoding GxxExxY protein yields MKSDKVIFKNLSYSVVGLCFETHNELGKYCKEKQYGDALEKKLKEAHIEYKKELIFPGTRNIVDFLIEDKIILELKAKETINKDDYYQVQRYLQMLKIKLGILINFRSQYLRPKRIVRIDTESHKKFLYPFIRIIGIN; encoded by the coding sequence ATGAAAAGCGATAAAGTGATTTTTAAAAATCTCTCTTATTCTGTTGTCGGTTTATGCTTTGAAACTCATAATGAATTAGGTAAATATTGCAAAGAAAAACAATATGGAGATGCTTTAGAAAAAAAGTTAAAAGAAGCACATATAGAATATAAAAAAGAATTAATTTTTCCAGGTACAAGAAATATTGTCGATTTTCTCATAGAGGACAAAATTATACTGGAATTAAAAGCAAAAGAGACAATAAACAAAGATGATTATTATCAAGTACAACGATACTTACAAATGTTAAAAATAAAATTAGGAATATTAATTAATTTTAGAAGTCAATATTTAAGACCCAAAAGAATAGTGCGTATTGACACAGAATCACACAAAAAATTTTTATATCCATTCATTCGTATAATTGGTATAAATTAG
- a CDS encoding serine protease — translation MKKVKFFVIFPILMISLFISLKSIKAEEYITDPSELPKQDAFKAIVQIHTFYNDESNYLTKYGSGSGIIINKNGLILTNYHVIMPLDNFDGTEIDTSYQICISQEIGIEPECKYSAKFIAGNENLDIALLQLEQIENLSTINQNFPYLNLNETDTTNINDEVIALGYPAIGGNTITITKGIISGKETKYNNNWIKTDAIISFGNSGGAAIDENGNVIGITSEVGSDTVGSLGYIINIISLNSWINENKNTVPKTNNLLDKTKDLIKKQNILKTSNSFINTSNPYIVIAKPDDWKFLFEQENMVAIYNENDEDSGMLILQISNYPYLLDLDSIVSIYKNTITIPTAINFNKIEDITINGRQGKKLLISSMDVMQNIYLLPVQNRLVEVTYNYGTDDKDKTIIDNMINSLITRDSSLAFLETYEYVNENPIFSIKTTNNLPIQLLNSKSNPIKILNKTDKDFFVNISIEKTDDNTKNFNNDEYLTYVQQILQTANQMGSYFDFENKLITSNAHYNLNKELTDVVMIEYEINKVTTNSKIIHTLEYLIKTENEYIDISLSFYGNDASKINKAKTEFNEMLKTFSLTNIPNDSEPTNTNTETNNNTDTYNNKIYDKNLSNRLKGELLLQVEDGGRIWYVNPKNGKRYEVTFANALNLFETLALGINNNDLAQIPVYTDNFTTATGNRLKGQLLLQVEDKGRIWYVDMEGKRHEVTWANLMDLFTSLSLGITNANLDKIEKN, via the coding sequence ATGAAAAAAGTAAAATTTTTTGTTATCTTTCCGATTTTAATGATTTCGCTTTTTATAAGTTTGAAATCTATAAAGGCCGAAGAATATATAACAGATCCAAGCGAATTACCAAAACAAGATGCCTTCAAAGCAATTGTTCAAATTCATACATTTTATAATGATGAATCAAATTATCTTACAAAATATGGATCTGGCTCTGGAATTATAATAAACAAAAACGGCCTTATACTTACAAATTATCATGTGATAATGCCTTTAGATAATTTTGATGGCACTGAAATAGATACATCTTATCAAATATGTATTTCTCAAGAAATAGGCATTGAACCAGAATGTAAATATAGCGCTAAATTTATAGCAGGAAATGAAAATTTAGATATTGCACTTCTTCAATTAGAACAAATAGAAAATCTAAGTACTATAAATCAAAATTTTCCATATTTAAATTTAAATGAAACTGATACTACAAATATAAACGATGAAGTAATAGCACTCGGCTATCCAGCGATAGGTGGAAATACTATAACTATTACAAAAGGCATTATAAGCGGAAAAGAAACAAAATATAATAATAATTGGATAAAAACTGATGCAATAATATCATTTGGAAATTCAGGTGGTGCTGCAATAGATGAAAATGGAAACGTAATAGGAATAACGAGTGAAGTGGGTTCAGATACTGTTGGAAGTTTAGGATATATTATAAATATTATATCTCTAAATTCTTGGATAAATGAAAACAAAAACACTGTTCCAAAAACCAATAATTTATTAGACAAAACGAAAGACCTTATTAAAAAACAAAATATATTAAAAACTTCAAATTCATTCATTAATACATCTAATCCATATATAGTAATTGCAAAGCCTGATGATTGGAAGTTTTTATTTGAACAAGAAAACATGGTAGCAATATACAATGAAAACGATGAAGATAGTGGAATGCTTATCCTACAAATATCAAATTATCCATATTTACTTGATTTAGATAGCATTGTTTCAATATACAAAAATACAATCACGATACCAACAGCTATAAATTTCAATAAAATAGAAGATATTACCATAAATGGAAGGCAAGGTAAAAAATTATTAATTTCTTCTATGGATGTGATGCAAAATATATACCTTTTACCAGTACAAAATAGATTAGTAGAAGTAACTTATAATTATGGTACAGATGATAAAGATAAAACAATTATAGACAATATGATAAATTCTCTTATAACAAGAGATTCCAGTTTAGCATTTCTTGAAACTTATGAATACGTAAATGAAAATCCAATATTTAGTATAAAGACAACAAACAATTTGCCAATTCAATTATTAAATTCAAAATCAAACCCAATAAAAATATTAAACAAAACCGACAAAGATTTTTTTGTAAATATTAGTATAGAAAAAACTGATGACAATACAAAAAATTTCAATAATGATGAATATTTGACATACGTACAACAAATATTACAGACAGCAAACCAAATGGGATCTTACTTTGATTTTGAGAACAAATTAATTACTTCAAATGCTCATTATAATTTGAATAAAGAGCTAACTGATGTAGTAATGATAGAATACGAAATTAACAAAGTAACTACAAATTCAAAAATAATTCACACATTAGAATATCTTATAAAAACAGAAAATGAATACATCGACATCTCACTTTCATTCTATGGAAATGATGCTTCAAAAATAAACAAAGCAAAAACAGAATTCAATGAAATGTTAAAAACATTCTCTCTTACAAATATTCCAAATGATAGTGAACCAACAAACACAAACACAGAAACAAATAATAACACCGACACTTATAATAATAAAATTTATGATAAGAATCTTAGTAACAGATTAAAAGGTGAATTATTATTACAAGTAGAGGATGGCGGAAGAATATGGTATGTAAATCCAAAAAATGGAAAAAGATATGAAGTCACATTTGCAAATGCCTTGAATTTATTTGAAACACTTGCTCTTGGTATCAACAACAATGATTTGGCTCAAATACCTGTATATACTGATAATTTCACTACAGCTACAGGAAATCGTTTAAAAGGCCAATTATTGCTACAGGTTGAAGATAAGGGACGCATATGGTATGTTGATATGGAAGGTAAAAGACATGAAGTAACTTGGGCAAATTTGATGGATTTATTTACAAGTTTGTCACTTGGAATAACAAATGCCAATCTTGACAAAATAGAAAAAAATTAG
- the rpsD gene encoding 30S ribosomal protein S4, with translation MRKISSKCKLCRAEGQKLLLKGERCMSSKCAMIKKNYKPGVHGPKKSMTKLSAYGKQLREKQKTKRTYGMLEKPFAILVKKALQSKGDAGRIITNKLENRFDNIVYRCKLANSRNTAKQIISHNHLKINDKSVNISSYELRIGDKISVKENKLKDKYWEKLKESLKNEKDMPTWLNVDTKNLTAQVIGSPDYEELEKSINTSLIIEFYSR, from the coding sequence ATGAGAAAAATCAGTTCAAAATGTAAACTATGTAGAGCAGAAGGCCAAAAACTACTACTCAAAGGGGAAAGATGTATGTCTTCTAAATGTGCCATGATCAAAAAAAATTATAAGCCAGGAGTTCATGGTCCAAAAAAATCAATGACAAAACTCTCAGCATATGGAAAACAGCTTAGAGAAAAGCAAAAAACAAAAAGAACTTACGGAATGTTGGAAAAACCATTTGCAATATTAGTAAAAAAAGCTTTACAAAGCAAAGGAGATGCAGGACGTATTATAACAAATAAATTGGAAAATAGATTTGACAACATAGTATATAGATGCAAATTAGCTAATTCTAGAAATACTGCAAAACAGATAATTAGTCATAATCATTTAAAAATAAATGACAAAAGTGTTAATATATCATCTTATGAATTGAGAATTGGAGATAAAATATCAGTAAAAGAAAATAAATTAAAGGATAAATATTGGGAAAAACTTAAAGAATCTCTAAAAAATGAAAAAGATATGCCAACATGGTTAAATGTAGATACAAAAAATCTTACTGCACAAGTTATTGGCAGTCCAGACTATGAAGAACTTGAAAAATCTATAAATACTTCTCTTATAATTGAGTTTTATTCTAGATAA
- a CDS encoding DUF1015 family protein, with product MATIKAFKGLRPKLELVKEFSAPPYDVLNSDEAREYVKDKPNSFLHVTKPEVDLEKDIDLYDDRVYVKAKENFQKMVSDGIFVLDDKPCLYIYRLVMGNIDETGIVACSSVSDYENNIIKKHEKTRADKEADRIRHTDTINANAGPVFLTYKAREDINEIVNSFMQDNSPVYDFVADNGVANSFWKISDDAIIAKIVNIFSRIDYTYIADGHHRAASGALVGKQRREANPNHRGDEEYNFFLSVLFPHNHLYIMDYNRIVKDLNGLNKEEFLVNVKEKFEVEEFSKENSYKPESIHTFGMYLDHTWYKISTKEGTYDKNDVIKSLDVSILQDNLLNPILGIEDPRKDKRIDFVGGIRGLDELKNRVDNGEAVAFSMFPTSIEELMNIADAGEIMPPKSTWFEPKLRSGMVIHLY from the coding sequence ATGGCCACTATCAAAGCTTTCAAAGGACTTCGACCAAAACTAGAGCTAGTAAAAGAATTTTCAGCTCCACCTTATGACGTATTAAACTCAGATGAAGCAAGAGAATATGTAAAAGACAAACCAAATAGTTTTCTTCATGTTACAAAACCAGAAGTTGATTTAGAAAAAGATATTGACTTGTATGATGATAGAGTTTATGTAAAAGCAAAAGAAAATTTTCAAAAAATGGTAAGTGATGGAATATTTGTACTTGATGATAAGCCATGTCTTTATATTTACAGACTCGTAATGGGTAATATCGATGAAACAGGAATTGTTGCATGTTCTAGCGTTTCCGATTATGAAAATAATATTATCAAAAAACACGAAAAAACTCGTGCTGACAAAGAAGCAGATCGCATAAGACATACTGATACAATAAATGCAAATGCTGGCCCAGTTTTTCTTACATACAAGGCAAGAGAAGATATAAATGAAATAGTAAACAGTTTTATGCAAGATAATTCTCCAGTTTATGATTTTGTAGCAGATAATGGTGTAGCAAATTCATTTTGGAAAATAAGTGATGATGCGATTATTGCAAAAATCGTAAATATTTTTTCTAGAATTGATTATACCTATATTGCAGACGGTCATCACCGAGCTGCCTCCGGTGCACTTGTTGGAAAGCAAAGAAGAGAAGCAAATCCAAATCATAGAGGCGATGAAGAATATAATTTCTTTTTATCAGTACTTTTTCCACACAATCATTTATACATAATGGACTACAATAGAATTGTAAAGGATTTAAATGGACTAAATAAAGAGGAATTTTTGGTAAATGTAAAAGAAAAATTTGAAGTCGAAGAGTTCTCAAAAGAAAATTCCTATAAACCAGAATCAATTCATACATTTGGAATGTATTTGGATCATACTTGGTACAAGATTAGCACAAAAGAAGGAACTTATGACAAAAATGATGTTATAAAATCACTCGATGTTTCTATTTTGCAAGACAATTTATTAAATCCAATTCTAGGAATAGAGGATCCAAGAAAAGACAAAAGAATTGATTTTGTAGGTGGAATAAGAGGACTTGATGAATTAAAAAATAGAGTTGACAATGGTGAAGCAGTAGCTTTCTCAATGTTTCCTACTTCAATCGAAGAACTTATGAATATTGCTGATGCTGGAGAAATTATGCCACCAAAATCCACTTGGTTTGAACCAAAACTCCGTTCTGGAATGGTAATTCATTTGTATTAA
- the rpmJ gene encoding 50S ribosomal protein L36: MKVRPSVKKICRDCKVIRREGRLVCICKNPKHKQRQG, encoded by the coding sequence ATGAAGGTTAGACCATCAGTAAAAAAAATATGTAGAGATTGTAAAGTGATTAGAAGAGAAGGTCGCTTGGTTTGTATATGCAAAAATCCAAAGCACAAACAAAGACAAGGTTAA
- a CDS encoding FlgD immunoglobulin-like domain containing protein, which yields MRKLFLLVAILATFVSLSSVNAYLTNMVNGAEQTTTDVLTTADDIPFVTFTVENSETEPVILQHVSFSCWNINLTAQNPNIQFSMYSDDGIWYPTEHSIFNLNFNIASVINPGSSKTFVVMGNVWENSDGGARFCLGLCNSGNFQVTGQNTGETYFVNMIGPCQDNIYHIINVWQSMHKLSMAPFVNPVEIYQNYYQDNFWVYPGQSFWSCLTLNALPNSVENSAIAFNSQTIFGGTLGQINPGNGNFFVTDYLPGLVWAWHPEYSNFQMSWTSPNVTGVDASFLYETVIQTHLNPNEIQSEYTSATIGNYSSLFGMSTESAQYERVYHPYQAIKLDVNGDSLFTQADLDMCQQYNVNNINLYGTNFNNNSAPNISRSSVIFFYPNNMFDQWLGNVYLNHPQEPLVQNLGIGLPYDGTWPNVIGSTYTQTGNTITVDTNGNCIGVFGQLPNGEDWNTVIFMNGGENLRWSSESQTIEPERIQMDRTQIQFIIPEGLTRIDVQARSLAQYTANDDPSIVTPATPVLHQNFPNPFNPETTISFNLPKAGKASLNIYNVKGQLVKTLVNETKTAGTHQIIWNGTDNSGQSVSSGIYYYKLNAGKYSSTRKMIMMK from the coding sequence ATGAGAAAACTATTCCTACTTGTCGCTATATTAGCGACTTTCGTTTCCCTAAGTTCTGTCAATGCATACCTGACCAACATGGTCAACGGCGCAGAACAAACAACCACAGATGTTCTTACAACGGCGGATGATATTCCATTCGTAACATTCACTGTGGAAAACAGTGAAACAGAACCGGTAATCCTGCAGCATGTAAGTTTCTCCTGCTGGAATATCAATCTTACGGCTCAAAACCCAAACATACAATTTTCTATGTATAGTGATGATGGAATTTGGTACCCTACCGAACATTCCATATTCAACTTAAACTTCAACATCGCAAGCGTAATTAATCCCGGATCCAGCAAAACCTTTGTAGTGATGGGTAACGTTTGGGAAAATTCCGACGGCGGAGCAAGGTTCTGCCTTGGATTGTGCAATTCCGGAAACTTCCAAGTGACCGGACAAAACACTGGGGAAACCTACTTCGTCAACATGATCGGACCCTGCCAAGACAACATTTATCATATCATTAATGTCTGGCAATCTATGCACAAGTTGTCCATGGCCCCATTTGTAAACCCGGTAGAAATTTATCAAAATTACTACCAGGACAACTTCTGGGTTTACCCTGGACAGAGTTTCTGGAGTTGTCTGACACTGAACGCTCTTCCGAATTCAGTTGAAAACTCCGCAATTGCCTTTAACTCCCAGACTATATTTGGGGGTACTCTTGGACAAATCAATCCAGGTAATGGTAACTTTTTTGTTACAGATTATCTACCTGGTTTAGTTTGGGCATGGCATCCTGAATACAGCAATTTTCAGATGTCATGGACATCTCCTAATGTAACTGGAGTAGACGCATCGTTTTTATATGAAACGGTGATACAAACCCATCTGAATCCCAACGAAATCCAAAGTGAATACACTTCGGCTACAATTGGGAACTACAGTTCATTGTTTGGGATGTCAACCGAATCTGCTCAATATGAGCGAGTCTATCACCCGTATCAAGCCATCAAGCTTGATGTAAATGGGGATTCCTTGTTTACTCAAGCTGATCTGGATATGTGCCAACAATACAATGTTAATAACATAAATTTGTATGGGACGAATTTTAACAACAATTCTGCCCCAAACATATCCAGGTCATCGGTGATTTTTTTCTACCCGAACAATATGTTCGACCAATGGTTGGGGAATGTATACCTCAATCATCCCCAAGAACCACTGGTGCAGAACCTTGGCATTGGCCTTCCGTATGACGGCACCTGGCCAAATGTCATCGGTTCTACATACACACAAACCGGGAATACCATAACAGTTGACACGAATGGCAATTGTATTGGTGTCTTCGGCCAGTTACCTAACGGAGAAGACTGGAATACAGTCATCTTCATGAACGGTGGTGAAAACCTCCGTTGGAGTAGTGAGTCTCAGACAATTGAACCTGAACGGATACAAATGGATCGAACTCAGATCCAATTCATAATCCCTGAAGGCTTGACTCGTATTGATGTCCAGGCGCGTAGCTTGGCTCAATATACCGCCAATGATGATCCTTCCATTGTCACCCCTGCCACTCCGGTCTTACACCAAAACTTCCCGAATCCCTTCAACCCGGAAACTACCATTTCTTTCAATCTGCCCAAAGCAGGCAAAGCGTCCCTCAACATTTACAATGTGAAGGGACAGTTGGTAAAGACCTTGGTCAATGAAACCAAAACTGCCGGTACCCACCAGATAATCTGGAACGGTACTGACAACTCCGGACAGTCTGTTTCCAGCGGTATATACTACTACAAATTGAATGCTGGAAAATACAGTTCCACCCGAAAGATGATCATGATGAAATAA
- a CDS encoding fibronectin type III domain-containing protein, whose protein sequence is MKKLLVFSLLLLLLITISTKSISASDLISNVQIQTSQNSTTITWNSNELDKSYILWGMKNTDNDINIVSQDPTYTTVHSITINNLAPNTTYYYKILSRTNSSNIMESAVYTFTTLEDTTSSDLIYNIQINTTENSAKIIWDSNNLYKSYILWGMKNTDNDINIVSQDPTYTKNHELTINNLIHNSKYYFKIQYGIINNGATESQIYEFTTLDKELSSDLIYNIQINTTKDSAKITWNSYEDDQSYLLYGTKNTNNDIGTVSKDDNFLKNHELLLNHLNPNTTYYFRIYSKRSTNSIVESETFSFTTKKIINPDKELSNKLKGKLLLGVEDKGRIWYVNPSNQQKYEVTFTNALLIFQKLSLGITNKDLNQISNTKSTTLGNKLKGKLLLQVEDKGRIWYIDSNGIKHEVTWVNLMDLFTSLSLGITNDNLDKIEDGNI, encoded by the coding sequence ATGAAAAAATTATTAGTATTCTCATTGTTATTGTTATTACTTATCACAATTTCAACAAAAAGTATATCGGCCTCAGATCTAATTTCAAATGTTCAAATTCAAACATCTCAAAATTCTACAACAATAACATGGAACTCAAATGAATTAGATAAATCATATATTTTGTGGGGTATGAAAAATACAGATAATGATATAAACATAGTATCTCAAGACCCAACTTATACAACGGTTCATTCGATTACAATAAACAATCTAGCTCCAAACACAACTTATTATTATAAAATTTTATCTAGAACAAATAGTAGTAATATAATGGAGTCTGCTGTGTATACCTTTACTACACTCGAAGATACAACATCTTCTGATTTAATCTATAATATACAAATTAATACAACCGAAAACTCTGCAAAAATAATTTGGGATTCAAATAATTTATATAAATCGTATATTTTGTGGGGTATGAAAAATACAGATAATGATATAAACATAGTATCTCAAGACCCAACTTATACAAAAAATCACGAATTAACAATAAATAACCTTATACATAATTCAAAATATTACTTTAAAATACAATATGGAATTATTAATAACGGTGCAACTGAATCTCAAATATATGAATTTACTACACTTGATAAAGAACTATCTTCAGATTTAATCTATAATATACAAATCAATACAACTAAAGACTCAGCAAAGATAACATGGAACTCCTACGAAGATGACCAATCATATTTATTATATGGAACAAAAAATACAAATAATGACATAGGAACAGTTTCAAAAGATGATAATTTTTTAAAAAATCACGAATTACTTCTAAACCATCTAAATCCAAATACAACATATTATTTTAGAATATATTCAAAAAGAAGTACTAATAGTATAGTAGAATCAGAAACATTTTCATTTACAACAAAAAAAATAATAAATCCAGATAAAGAATTATCTAATAAATTAAAAGGTAAATTATTATTAGGCGTAGAAGATAAGGGAAGAATATGGTACGTAAATCCAAGTAATCAACAAAAATATGAGGTAACTTTTACTAATGCTTTATTGATATTTCAAAAATTATCACTTGGAATAACAAATAAAGATCTAAATCAAATATCAAATACAAAATCAACAACACTTGGCAATAAATTAAAGGGGAAATTATTATTACAGGTGGAGGACAAAGGAAGAATATGGTATATAGATTCAAATGGCATAAAACACGAAGTTACTTGGGTAAATTTAATGGATTTATTTACAAGTTTGTCACTTGGAATAACAAATGATAATCTTGACAAAATTGAAGATGGTAATATTTAA
- the infA gene encoding translation initiation factor IF-1 — protein MKQNKQTNNTSKDFIELDGVILESLPATQFKVELENGHEILAYLSGKMRMFKIRLLPGDKVKIQMTPYDLDHGRITYRY, from the coding sequence ATGAAACAAAACAAACAAACAAACAATACGAGTAAAGATTTTATAGAGTTAGATGGAGTTATATTAGAATCCTTACCTGCAACACAATTCAAAGTAGAGCTTGAAAATGGACATGAAATATTGGCATATTTATCAGGCAAAATGAGAATGTTTAAAATTAGACTTTTGCCTGGGGATAAGGTAAAAATACAAATGACACCATATGACTTGGATCATGGCAGAATAACATACAGATATTAA
- a CDS encoding alanine--tRNA ligase, translating to MQSREIRQKYIEFFVEHGHVELPSASLIPENDSTTLFNTAGMQPLIPFLLGEDHPANNAIVNCQKCVRTGDIECVGDNSHLTFFEMLGNWPLGKYGKQEAIKYSFEFLTSKKWLGIDPNKLYVTVFEGDKDIEKDIEAIKIWQECFDSIGIKANENEKIFALPKDDNFWGPVGSSGPCGPDSEMFVDTGYDKCSDNCKPGCHCGKYIEIWNDVFMFYYKNLDGTYKKLDKPQIDTGFGLERATTVLNNLDNVYDTDLFIPIVDEIKNLANISNPNDEQLKSIRIISDHIRSAVFVMGDDLGIAPSNVNQGYVVRRLIRNAIRHGKLLNIKDVFCFKIAEVVINLMSNIYPELKNNKDFIINQIVKEEEQFKKTLDNGLKEFNKLEKITGADAFKLYSTYGFPLEMTTDLIKEKGLNFDINEFNSEFKKHKELSRTASEGMFKGGLADHSEIVTKYHTATHLLHQALRETLGTHVEQRGSNLTAERMRFDFSHPNKLTPDQLQMIEDLVNQKINESLSIICELKPIEEAKNSGAIGLFGNKYGDQVNVYAIGNFSKEICGGPHVQNTNELGHFRIIKEEACSQGVRRIKAVLE from the coding sequence ATGCAATCACGAGAAATCCGACAAAAATACATAGAATTTTTTGTTGAACATGGACATGTAGAACTTCCTAGCGCTTCTCTAATTCCTGAAAATGACTCTACAACACTTTTCAATACTGCTGGAATGCAACCGCTTATTCCATTTCTTTTGGGTGAAGATCATCCTGCAAACAACGCGATTGTAAATTGCCAAAAATGTGTAAGAACTGGAGATATAGAATGTGTTGGAGATAATTCTCATCTTACTTTTTTTGAAATGCTTGGCAATTGGCCACTAGGAAAATATGGAAAACAAGAAGCCATAAAATACAGCTTTGAATTTTTGACAAGTAAAAAATGGCTTGGAATTGATCCAAACAAATTATATGTCACAGTTTTTGAAGGTGACAAAGATATAGAAAAAGATATTGAAGCTATAAAAATTTGGCAAGAATGTTTTGACTCAATTGGAATAAAGGCAAATGAAAATGAAAAAATATTTGCACTTCCTAAAGATGATAATTTTTGGGGGCCAGTTGGTTCAAGTGGGCCATGTGGACCTGATAGTGAAATGTTTGTAGACACTGGATATGACAAATGCTCTGATAATTGCAAACCTGGATGTCACTGCGGAAAATACATAGAAATCTGGAATGATGTTTTTATGTTTTATTACAAAAATTTGGACGGAACTTACAAAAAACTAGACAAACCACAAATTGATACTGGCTTTGGCTTGGAACGTGCAACAACAGTTCTAAATAATTTAGACAATGTTTATGATACAGATTTGTTTATTCCAATTGTTGATGAAATAAAAAATTTAGCAAATATTTCAAATCCAAATGATGAACAATTAAAATCAATTCGCATAATTTCAGATCATATCAGAAGTGCAGTTTTTGTAATGGGTGATGATTTGGGAATTGCTCCATCAAATGTAAATCAAGGTTATGTTGTTAGGCGTTTGATAAGAAATGCAATTCGTCATGGAAAATTATTAAATATAAAAGATGTTTTTTGTTTCAAAATTGCAGAAGTTGTTATTAATTTAATGAGCAATATTTATCCTGAATTAAAAAATAATAAAGACTTTATAATAAATCAAATAGTAAAAGAAGAAGAACAATTCAAAAAAACATTGGACAATGGTTTAAAAGAGTTTAACAAATTAGAAAAAATCACAGGTGCTGATGCTTTCAAACTTTATTCAACTTATGGATTTCCACTTGAAATGACAACAGACCTAATAAAAGAAAAAGGATTAAATTTTGATATAAATGAATTCAATTCTGAATTTAAAAAACATAAAGAGCTTTCACGCACAGCTTCTGAGGGTATGTTTAAAGGAGGACTTGCAGATCACAGTGAAATAGTGACAAAATACCACACTGCGACTCATCTACTTCACCAGGCACTTCGTGAGACCTTAGGAACTCATGTAGAACAACGTGGTTCAAATCTTACTGCTGAGAGAATGCGTTTTGACTTTTCTCATCCTAATAAATTAACACCTGATCAATTACAAATGATAGAAGATCTAGTAAATCAAAAGATAAATGAATCTCTCTCAATAATTTGTGAACTCAAACCAATTGAAGAAGCAAAAAATAGTGGCGCAATAGGACTTTTTGGAAACAAATATGGAGACCAGGTAAATGTTTATGCAATAGGAAATTTTAGCAAAGAAATTTGTGGCGGTCCTCACGTACAAAATACAAATGAGCTTGGACATTTTAGAATAATAAAAGAAGAAGCTTGTTCACAAGGAGTTAGAAGAATAAAAGCAGTGTTGGAATAA